The following is a genomic window from Thermus aquaticus.
GTAGCGGGCGAATTGGCGCTCGTAGGCCTCGGAGAGGGCCTCCAGGTAGGCGGGGTCCATGCCCCGCTCAAAGGGGCGGCCCCGCCGGGCGATCCTGTCTAGGAGGACGGGGACCGGGGCCCTCAGGTAGACCGTGAGGTCGGGCGGGGGCACCTTTGGGGCCAGTTCCCGGTAGAGCTCCAGGTAGAGGTCCCACTCCGGGCCCTCCAGGTTGAGGCTGGCGAAGATGGGGTCCTTGTCCAGGAGGTAGTCGGCCACCACGC
Proteins encoded in this region:
- a CDS encoding deoxynucleoside kinase: VVADYLLDKDPIFASLNLEGPEWDLYLELYRELAPKVPPPDLTVYLRAPVPVLLDRIARRGRPFERGMDPAYLEALSEAYERQFARYPHPLLVLEADALDFSPTGPHREAGVALVREHLAQKRP